TCTGGGGCTTCAGCCGGCCGTCGGTCAGTCTGGATTACACCCGTTACGAACTGGAGGATTACACCCTCGGGGATGGCAGTTTTGATCGAACAGTTCCGGTGGCGGAGTGGGACAATGGTCTCTTTTTTGATCGCCAGTCCAGCCTGTTCGATGTGCCCTACAATCAGACCCTGGAGCCGAGGCTGTATTATGCGTGGGCAGACGCAGACGCCAACCAGAACGACATTCCGAACTTCGATACGGACATACAGACCTTTCGCTTTGATCAGCTGTTCCAGCCTGACCGCTTTACCGGCGGTGACCGGGTTGGTGATACCAACCAGTTGACGGTGGCGCTTACCAGCCGTATCAATGATCTTGTCAGCGGGGCCGAACGGGCCAGATTCAGTCTTGGTCAGGTGCAGTATTTCGAAGATCGCGAAGTCAGCCTCTTCGGTGAGGGCGCAAGTACCCGTAGCCGCTCACCATTGGCGGGTGAGGTGGTCCTGAGTCCGATTGATACTCTGGAAATCCGCTCGTCCGGTTTGTGGGACCCCGAAACCGGTGACACCGAGGAAGGGCGAAGCCAGCTGGTGTTTCATTCGGAGGATTACCGGTACCTTGCCAGTGTGGGCCACACCTATAGCAGGAAAGAGCTGGAACAGTCGGATGTGGCGGCGGTTTTCCCGGTTACGGATCGTGTTAGCCTGATAGGCCGCTGGGTACACGACTCACGGCTAGACCGAACGGTAGGGTCGCTGGCGGGTATCGAATACAACAACTGTTGCTGGAGTGTGCAGGTGGTGCATCAGAACTACCTGACGGACGACCAGGAACTGGACAGCCGATTGCTCTTCCAGATCCAGCTCAAGGGTCTGGGGGGCAGCGGTGGCTCGTCAGCCCGGATCTCCGAGGCTATCTACGGTTTTGATGAGCGGGAACGTCGCCGGTTTGGAACTCCCTGATCTGTCTCAGGACTAACCGCGGACATCATGCCCGCAGCTTACTTATTATCAAGAGGTGTTTATGAAGGCGACTCTTCGCCATGCTGTAAAAACGTTGCTGATGGTTGTGGCAGTTACCCTGTCCCTGACCGTGCAGGCGGAGCGCAAGCTACTCGACCAGGTCGTCGCCATCGTGGACGACGACGTCATCCTTCAGACTCAGCTTGAAACCAGGGTCAGCACCATTACAACCAGGCTGAGTGCCCAGGGCACGGGTCTGCCTCCACGTCAGCTTCTGGAACAACGGGTGCTTGATCAGCTGATTACCGAGTCTATCCAGCTCCAGATGGCAGAAAAAATGGGCATGCGCATCAGCGATAACGAGCTGAATGAGACCATGACCAATATCGCCGAGCGCAATGGCCTGACGCTGGCTCAGTTCGAGCAACAGTTGTCCGCGGAAGGTGTTACTTACCGCCAGGCACGCGAGCAGATACGCAATGAAATGCTGACCAGCCGGGTTCAACAGCGCCGGGTCGGCAACCGTGTGCGAGTCACCGACCGCGAGGTAGAGAACTATCTGAGTACACAGGAAGCCCGTGGCGGCAATAATCCTGAATACCGGCTTGCTTATATCTTTATCGAAACCGACGATCCCGCCAGCGACACTGCGGTGTCCGCTGCCCGCGAAAAGGCTGAGAACCTCAGGCAGGAAATTGCCAATGGTCGGGATTTCCGGGAAGTTGCTGTGGCTGAATCCGATGCCAGTAATGCCCTGGAAGGCGGCGACATGGGTTGGCGGTCCGAGAGCCAACTGCCGTCCCTGGTTGCTCCGATCGTCCCGGAACTGACCGTTGGCGAACCTTCGCGCGTGCTGGAAAACAACAGCGGGTTCCACCTTGTGATGGTCATGGATAAGCGCGGAGGCGAGCAAAAGAAAGTCATTCAGCAGCATAAGGTGCGTCATATTCTGGTTCGCCCGTCCGAAGCGGTGACCGATGCGCAGGCTGAGGAAAAGATCCGGGACCTTTACCAACAGCTGAAGGACGGTGCCGATTTTTCCGAGCTGGCACGGGAATACTCGGATGACCCGGTTTCGGGTTCCGATGGCGGCAGTCTTGGTTGGGTTAGCCGGGGGCAGATGGTGCCTGCTTTTGAGCAAGCCATGTTGGAAGCGGATATTGGCCAGATCCGAGGGCCCTTCCGGTCCCAGTTTGGCTGGCATATCCTGCAAGTGCAGGAGCGCCGGCAGAAAGATATAAGCGGTGAAGTGAAACAGTCAGAGGCGCGGCAGGCCATCTATCGCCGGAAGTTCGAAACCGAACTGCAGAACTGGTTACGGGAAATTCGCGACGAAGCCTTTGTGGAGTTCAAGGGTGAGTACGCCCAGGAAGAGGCTTCCCAAGGAGCCAACGATAACTCATGAGTGGTCTGGTAACCCTGGCCCTGACCGCTGGCGAACCGGCCGGCATTGGTCCGGAACTGTGCCTTGGTCTGGCAGCCCGGCCGCGCGAGACGGGCATTGTCATAGTTGCCAGCAAGGCCCTGCTGGCAACGCGAGCTGCCTCTATGGGGCTTGATGTCAAGCTGTGCGACTGGCAGCCGGGGCAGCGACCCGAGACTCGCGAAGGTTGTCTGTCGGTCCTGTCTGTAGACGGCTGTGTCAGTATGGACGCCGGCAGGCTCGAGCCGGCTAACAGTCATTACGTGCTTGAGACCCTGAAAACGGCTGCCCGGGGGTGTCTGGATGGTGAGTTTGACGGCATGGTGACCGCGCCTGTTCACAAGGGAGTCATCAACGAAGCGCGTATTCCTTTCAGCGGCCACACCGAGTTTCTGCAGGAACTCTGCGGTGTTGACCGTGTGGTCATGATGCTGGCAACAGACGAATTGCGAGTGGCACTGGTAACCACTCACTTACCCCTGAAGGATGTTTCGGCAGCTATCACCCCTGAGCGGATAACTCAGGTCACCCGGATTCTTGCGGCCGATCTGAGAACCTTTTTTGGCATTGAGCGGCCACATATCCTGGTGGCGGGCCTGAACCCCCATGCCGGGGAGGGTGGACACCTGGGCCGTGAAGAAATCGAGATTATTGAGCCGACGTTGGCCAGGCTTCGGCAGGAAGGCATTCGCCTGACCGGACCGTTGCCGGCCGACACACTCTTCACACCGCACTGGCTGAATGACGCCGACGCCGTATTGGCCATGTACCATGACCAGGGCTTGCCGGTACTTAAATTCCAGGGCTTCGGCCGTGCGGTCAACATCACCCTGGGGCTTCCCATTGTCCGGACCTCGGTTGACCACGGCACTGCGCTGGATCTTGCCGGCACTGGCAGGGCCGATGCCGGCAGCCTGCACACCGCCATTCGCGTAGGTGCACAAATGGCCCGGTGCCGGAAAGCCGCTAATCAAGAGAATCGCCCGTGAGCAATAAATCCGGCCATCAGGCCCGAAAACGATTTGGTCAGAATTTCCTCCATGATCCCGGTGTGATTGAGCGCATTGTCCGGGCAATCAATCCGAAGCCGGATGATGCTATTGTGGAAATCGGCCCCGGCCTGGGTGCGATCACTGAGGAAATCCTGGCGATCAATCCGAAACTCCAGGTCGTTGAACTGGATCGTGACTTGATTCCGGTCTTGCGGACCAAGTTCTTCAACTACCCGGATTTCCGTATCCATGAGGCCGATGCACTGAAGTTCGATTTCAGTCAGTTGGTGGAGAATGGCAAACGCCTCCGCATCATCGGGAACCTGCCCTACAATATTTCTACGCCGCTGATTTTTCACCTTTTGTCCCAGGCCGGTGTGGTGCAGGACATGCACTTCATGCTGCAGAAAGAGGTGGTACAGCGGCTGGCGGCGGTCTCGGGCGACAACAATTACGGCCGGCTTGGCATCATGGCCCAGTATTTCTGTAAAGTTCAGCCTCTGTTTGAAGTGGGCCCCGGTGCTTTCCGCCCGGCTCCGAAAGTCGATTCCGCGATTGTCCGCCTGGTGCCCCATGAAACCCTGCCGTACCCGGCCAAAGACCTCAGTACGCTTCAGGCCGTGGTTCGTACCGCGTTCAATGCCCGACGCAAGACGCTGCGCAAGGCACTCGGTGGTATGGTTACCGTTGACCAGCTGCAGGGCCTGGGGATTGATGACGGCCTGCGGCCCGAGAACCTCAGCCTCGCTGACTTTGTCAGGATTGCGGACCTGCTGGTGGATCAAAAAGTAAGAGAGAGCAGTAACAACGAGGCAGGTAATGACTGATTACGCCATTGGCGACATTCAGGGTTGTTACGATCGTTTGCGGGATGTTCTTGCCAAGGTCGATTTCTCGCCGTCCAGGGATCGCCTCTGGGTAGCGGGTGATCTTATCAACCGGGGCCCCGCATCACTGGCAACCCTGCGCTACATCGAAAGCCTGGGCAGCTCCGCAGTGGTGGTGCTGGGCAATCACGATCTTCACCTGCTGGCGGTAGCGCTGGGAGGGCACCAGACGCGCAAGAAAGATACTTTGTCGGATATTCTCGATGCGCCGGACCACAACAAGCTCATTGCCTGGTTACGCCAGCAGCACCTGTGCATCCACGACTCCGAGCGCAATCTGGTCATGGCTCATGCGGGTCTTCCCCATATCTGGAGCGTTGATCGAGCCATGAGCTACGCCCGGGAAGTGGAAACGGTGATTGCCGGTGATGATGCCGGGGAATACTTTGCCCGGATGTACGGTAACCACCCGGAATGCTGGCGAGAGACGCTTGCCGGCATGGATCGCTGGCGAATCATCACCAACTATTTCACCCGGATGCGCTTCATCGCCGAAGACGGCACACTGGAGCTGACGACCAAGGAGTCTGAGGATAAGGCGCCTGAAGGATTCGCCCCATGGTTCCGGTTCCCGCGACAGGACAGTGTCCGGGTTGTGTTCGGGCATTGGGCAGCGCTCGAAGGCATAACGGGCAATGATCAATTTGTCGGGCTGGATACTGGCTGCGTCTGGGGCGGAGTTCTGACCATCATGAACCTGGATACCGGAGAGAAGATCCACTGTGACTGCTGAACGCGTAGACACTGGTTCAACCGGCCTGATGCGGGCACCCCTGGTTCTGGGTGCGGCATTGGCTTTGCTTGCGGTGATGGCTGGAGCCTTCGGTGCACATGGGCTCCGGGGTGCTGTCAGTGAGCGAAGCCTTGAGGTATTTCAAACGGCAGTCAGCTATCAGATGTATCACGCCATTGCATTGGTATTGGTAACTCTTCTTTCCGGGCTGGCTTTGAATCGCCGACTGCTTGGGCTGGCCGCCGGTTTTTTCCTGGCGGGTATACTGCTGTTTTGTGGCAGCCTTTATGTTCTGGTGCTTACAGAGATCCGCTGGGCAGGTCCGATTACCCCGTTGGGTGGTGTATGTTTCATGGTTGGCTGGGCGATGTTAGTGGCTGCCGCCGGATGGCAGCGATAGCGGTGGTTTGCCCGTCGCGCTAAAAAAACAGAGGTAAAGACAGTTTATGCAGGTGCAGGTAAACGGTGATGCAATGGAGCTCCCGGCTGGAGCGACTATTGTGACCCTCATTGAAAAGATGACTCTGGCGGGAAAGCGGCTGGCCGTGGAGGTAAACGAAGATATCGTACCCCGTAGTCAGCATCCTGAATTTAGTCTCCACGAAGGCGACCGGGTCGAAGTGGTCCACGCCATTGGTGGCGGCTGAGTCTGAAAACGAGGCCGGATCCGGACGATTTCGGCCTATTCCAGAGCTTTCCGCTAATACAACCGAACAATTCCAGGAACGTTATGAGCGAGACCCCCGAGATTATGCTTCCCGAAGACAAACCCCTTGAAATTGCTGGCCGTGTATACGAGTCACGACTGCTGGTCGGTACTGGAAAGTATCGTGACCTGGCGCAGACCGGTGATGCTATAAGGGCCAGTGGCGCCGGGATCGTCACCATGGCGGTACGCCGAACCAATCTGGGACAGAACCCGGATGAGCCGAACCTGTTGGACGTGATCTCTCCCGATCATTACACCATCCTGCCAAATACAGCGGGTTGCTACACGGCAAAGGATGCGGTGCGGACCTGTAAACTGGCCCGGGAACTCCTTGACGGTCATGACCTGGTGAAGCTTGAAGTGCTCGGGGAAGAGAAGACCCTTTATCCGAACATGACCGAGACTCTGGTCGCGGCGGAAGAGCTGATCAGGGATGGGTTCAAGGTGATGGTTTATTGCTCGGACGACCCGCTTCTGGCCAAGCGCCTTGAAGACATGGGCTGTGTTGCGATCATGCCTCTGGGCGCTCCGATTGGCTCGGGTCTCGGCATTCAGAATCGTTACAACATTCGTCTGATCGTTGAAAATGCCAAGGTGCCGGTGTTGGTTGATGCCGGCGTAGGTACGGCGTCGGATGCAACCATCGCCATGGAGCTCGGCTGTGATGGTGTGCTGATGAACACCGCCATTGCCGCCGCCAGGGATCCGGTCAGGATGGCCCATGCCATGCGGCTTGCGATTGAAGCAGGCCGTGAGGCCTATCTCGCTGGCCGGATGCCCAAAAAGCCGTACGCCAGTGCTTCATCCCCTATTGATGGCACCTTCTTCTGATCTGGGGCACAATCCCGACAACGAATAAACGAGGGCTGGCACCAGATGACCGGCCCCGAAAACGACAAATCAGAGCGCTGTAGTCCTGTCATGACCGATCAGAAACCGAGCCGCAGAGAAGCGATCCTTCACTCCCTTGTGGAACTTCTGGAAAAAGATCCGGGAGCCCGCATTACCACCGCCGGACTGGCAAAGTCCGTTGGCGTGACCGAGGCGGCTCTATACCGCCATTTTCCCAGCAAGCGAAAAATGTTTGAAGCCCTCATCGAGTTTGCCGAGGAAGCGGTCTTCTCCCGGTGCCAGGTGATCCTTCAGGAGCAGGAAGACGTGAGAGTCCGACTGCAGCAATTGGTAAATCTGGTTCTGGTGTTTGCAGAGCGCAATCCCGGGCTGTGTTGTGTTCTGACAGGTGACGCTTTGATGGGCGAAAATGAGGCTTTGCGCAAGCGGGCATCACAGTTCTTCGAGCGCCTTGAAACCCAGGTCCGGCAGGCTCTGAAAGAAGGCGAGATTCGGCAGGGTTTGCGGCCTAGGACCAGTGCCGCACGGGGCGCCGACTTTGTGCTGGTCTTCATTGAGGGGCGGATTCAGCGGTTTGTCCGGTCTTCGTTTTCGCGCCTGCCGTCCACGGACTTTGAAGAGAGCTGGGGGTTGGTGGCCGAGGGCTTATGGGCTAGCTCTTGAGGCCCATTTCAGACTTCACTCATACCCGGAAGCCGCCCGAAGAATAGCCCGGACGGGTTCCCAGATGGCTGGGGCTGAAATCAGGATGTCGCGACCATAAAGATCTGCTGGATAGCCGTCGGGCACATTGCCGAAGTGCCCGGCGGTGGCGCCCGCCTCCAGGGCAATCAGGCGGGCGGCGGCGAAGTCCCAGGGGCTGACGTTTTCGTAGTAGATGTCCAGCCGGCCGCAGGCTACCCAACAGATGTCCAGAGCGGCGGAGCCGATGCGGCGGAGGTCGCGGCACTGGTGGATCATGGCGTCAAGGCGGCGCACCAGGGGTTCCAGATTGTCCTTGGTGTAGGGGAAGCCGGTAGCAAACAGGGAATCGCGGGGCACGGTCGCGCCACTGTGCTCAATTGCCTTGCCATTGAGGGTGGCACCCTCGCCCTTGGTGGCGCGAAAAGTTTCACCGGGGAAGGGTGCATGAACCACGCCGGCCCGGACTCTGCCTTTCTCGGCGTAGGCAATGGAGACCGCCACCTGGGGGTGGCCGTAGGCGTAATTTACCGTACCGTCAATGGGATCGACGACCCAAAGAGGCGTTTCCAGTTCTTCGGCCTGGCTGAGATCCGGCATGGTTTCTTCCGACAGGATGCGGTGATCCGGGAAGCGTTTCCGGATGGCGTCAGTGATGAATTCATCGGCCATCACATCAGCGTGGGTCACCAGCTCGGTCTGCTGCTTATAATCCGTTCGCAGGGTATTTTCGTCACGCTCACGGCGGATCAGTTCCCCAGCCTCGCGGGCCAGGGTTTCGGCAAAATCGGTAATGTCGCGGAGAGAAACGGAATCGGACACGGCGCCCCCAGTGAAGTCTCTGATAAGAGTGAGGGCACCAGTCTAACACGGCCGGGTCAGAGGCTGTTCAGCCATGCCTGCATCTTGTCCATGGCCTTGACCAGGCGTGGGCACGCCTGCTGGACAAAGTCATCACCGAGCTCGCTTTCAGCATGGTCGCCACCGGCCAGGTTCAGGGCTCCCGCTCCATCAAAATCGACGAACGCCAGGCGCGCAGCCAGATGATCCGGTACAAACCCGAAATCACTGGCCGGGAGGATGGCCACGCCGGTGTTCTCAAGCAGTGCCTGGCAGAATGCCTGACTGGTTTTCACGTCTTTCTTTGCCAACCGGTCCCGGAAGCCTGAGAAGTCCGGGAACAGGTAAAACGCGCCTTCCGGCTTTTGTACCACAGCGCCCATGTCTGTCAGGCGCTGGTGCACGTATTCGCCAATGACCTTGAGTACCCGGCGGGATTGCACCAGATAATGGTCGATATCTTCGCCGCCCTCGAAGGCCGAGATGGCGGCGTACTGGATCGGTGCGCTGGTGGAGGTAAAGGTTTCGCTGGCAATAATCGCCATCGCATCGAGTAGCGGCCGCAACTCTGGCGGAAAGATGAACGCCCCCAGGCGCCAGCCACCAGCTCCTGCCCATTTGCTCAGCCCGGTAGAGATGATGGTGCCTTCCGGATAATAGCGCGCGATCGACTTGTGTTTGCCGTCGAAGTGCACTTCCCCGTAGATTTCGTCCGATAGCAGGATCAGCTTGTACTTGCGTGCTACGTTGGCAATTGCCAGCAACTGGTCGTCGGTGTAGGTGCATCCTGTCGGGTTGGAGGGATAGTTGAGGATCAGAATGCGCGGCCGTGACGGATCATCCCGACAGATGATGTCCAGTTCCTCGGCCGTAAGCTGCCAGTTGTTCTCGGCGTGGGTAGGCAGCCAGTGTACCGAACGGCCAATGATCCGGGCCTGGGGCGCATAGGACACCCAACTTGGCCGAGGGATCAGCAGATCGCCATAGTAGGCCAGCTGAAGAATAAAGAGCAGCTCCTTGGAGCCCGGGCCTATCAGCACATCTTCCCAGCTGGAGCGCATGCGCTCACTGCGATTGATATAACCGGCGATGGCTTCGCGCAGGCCCTTGAGACCTTTAACCGGAAGGTAGTCTTTCTCGTGGGCGTGTTGCCTTAGAGCTTCCACTACGCGATCAGGTACCGGGAAAGGCGATTGCCCGAGTCCCAGTTTGATGATGTCTTTGCCTTCGGATTTGAGCTGGTTGCTGAGCTCATTAATGCGGAGGGTCGCTGAGGGCTGAATTCCCCGAACGTTCAGGTTAATTGCGTAACGGTGATCGGTGTTTATGTCCATTGGCCCAGTCTGTCGGTTGGATGTAATGATCCAGTATAGAAAACAGAAACATATCTGTGACCGGGCGAGGGATAAGTGATTGCCGAATACCAACGACCAACTTTAGTGGGACCAGACCCATGTTTCAAAGTTGTGGATCGCAGGTGATTCCGCCGGACCCTTCAGCCGGGTCATCGACGCTGTACCCAGATTTCCACGCGGCCATTCCTCTGCTGGCCATTATTGCCACCGGCGCTCCCCACAGGCATGTAATGGCCATAGCCAGTATAGGCAACGTTATTGATCGCTAAGTCCTCCAGTGCCTTGCGGACTGACAAGGCGCGAAGTTCCGAAATCATTTGCGCTCTGAGTTCATTGCTCTGCAGGTCGGCAAAACCGATAAGCATCAGGTCGTCAGCCGAAAGCTTTTCCCGTTTCAGGTAGTCTGCGATGCGCAGGAGATCCCGGCGAGCTTTGTTGTCCAGTTTGGTTCGGCCCTCAGAGAATCGGACGTTGACGGTCAGTCTTTCAAAGTTCTGTGTCAGTCGCCTGAACGTGTCGGGCACACCCGTGTCAAAGTCCGGCTTGACGGCGATCGGGTTCTGGGAAATGAACCCTGATTCGGAAACAATGGCCTGACCCTCAGAGCCCAGAACAAACTCAATAAAGTCCCTCGCCTGCTGCGGGGCCGAATCCCCGGCGGTATACATAAACAGGCGCCTGGCGAGCGGGTAATCTTCACTGGCGACGGTCAGCTGGTCTGGTTTGAGGGCAGGGGCATTGCCATCGGATATGGCGAGCACCTTGCTGTCACGGACGGACGCCAGACCGGCAAAGCCGATTCCTGTCGGGTCCCGGCTGACATCGTCGGAGAGTTGGTCATTGGATTCATAGCGTTGGGCAGAGCTGTCCAAGGCAAACTGCTTGCCAAGCACGAGGCTTTTAAACGTGTCCCAGGTTCCAGAACGGTCATCCCGCGCATAGAGACTGATAGCTTTGTTTGTGCCGCCAACTTCAGACCAGTTACGTATCTGGCCCGAAAAAATCTTGCCCAGCGTCTCAATGCTTAGCTGGTTCACCGGGTTGGACGGATGCACAAGAATAGCAAGGCCATCGATGGCAATAACATGTTCGCTGTCGGCGTCGTTCAGATTTGCGCGCCCGGCTATTTGTTCCACTTCCGCTGGTTTGGCGGGGCGGGAGGAGGCCCAGATATCGGCATGACCTGCGTAAAGGGCCTTGAACCCGGTGCTTGAGCCATGCGCGGCGACTAAAGAGCGGATCGGTGTGCCGGCCCGTTTACCGGTCAGAATTTTTTCGTTTTCCTTGCCATTGCTGCGCGTGCTGACCGGACTGATGCCCATGCTGTGGAAATAGCCTTCGACGAGCATGGGCGCAAGAGTTGCGCCGATGGTGTTGGATCCGTGGATCTCCATACCTTCACCGTGAGCCTGTGGGAGCCACAGCCCTACCGTGAGAGTCCACACCAAGAAAATGCGAATAGCCAGGGGGAAATGGCTCTGTTTCATCCTAAAACCTCGTAACAACAATTAGTTAGCGTTGGCAAAGAATGCGACAGAAATGTGACAGTAATATTTCAGTTGATGCTTGCGGTTACTGATGCGTTTCAGTTTATTCGGGAAAACTGTTAAGCAGGCCGCAGTGCCGCAGGGTTTACTGCCTTATAGTGGCTAGTCCGCAGTAACAAAAATACACAAAATGCGCGGTCAGGAATGAGCCATCTTATGCCCCAAGCCAGCGGTATGGGCTATGCCCCTTGCGATCAGGGACTGCCCTTACGCCGGGTCTTGATTGTCGATGACCACCCGCTCTTCTCGCAGGGGCTGGCGGAGCTTATAACGCAAGCCATGTTGGCCACCTCGGTGGACCTGGCCGATTCGGTCGACGAAGCCCTTGAGGTATTGTCGAGGCCGAATTACGTTGATCTGGTCTTGCTGGATGTTTCGCTGCAGGGTGAAACCGGGTTCATGTTGTTGCCCCGGATTGCTGCCAGAGAGTTGCCAATCCCCGCGGTGGTTATTTCCAGCTCAGAAGATGAACCGACGGTGCGGGCCGCGAGGGCCGCGGGTGCGCGCGGATTCCTGCCAAAATCGGCGGGAAGGGCCGCGCTTGCTGGCATGTTCAGAACAATCAGCCGGGGTGGAGAGTATTTCCCCGGCTGTGCGAGATCTCCCGATCAGGCCATGGCGCTCACACCCAGGCAACTGGAGGTCCTGTCTTTGCTGGCCCAGGGGTTCCCCAACAAGCGAATCTGCCAAAGTCTCGGTCTCACCGAGCACACGGTGAAGACTCATTTGAAAGCGATTTTTACCCATCTGGGGGTCCATAATCGCACTGAATGCGTCAGTCAGGCCCGACAGATGGGTTGGATTTAGTTGGTAGGGTGGTCGCATTGGTTGTCGCCGGAGTGTCAGCGGATACGACATCAATCCAGAATGTCGTGCCGGTGCCGGGCCTGGATCTTGCACCGCAATCACCATTCATCATGCCGGTCAGTTCTTTGACGATAGCAAGGCCAAGCCCCAGGCCAGCGGAGATGTTCCGGCCCTTGCCACCACCCCGGACGAAAGGCTGGAACACAGTACCTTGCAGCGATTCATTAAGGCCGGTTCCATTATCGTGAACACGGATACGGACCATCATTCCCATCCGTCTTGTTGAAAGTCGAACCTGATCACCACCGCTGTGATCAACTGCGTTGACGATCAGGTTCTGCAGAACCCGTGACAGGAGTTGGGGGTCTGCCACTACCCGGGTGCCTGCCGTGCAATCTGCCACGAACACATGGAAGCCCTGAACGGCGGCGTGATCTTCCGTGAGTTCTACCAGTTGTTTCAGTAACGGCTCCAGCTCAAAAACGTCGTTCTCCGGGCGAATCATTCCCTCGTTGATGCGCGAGATATCCAGAACATTCCCCAAAAGCCGCTGAAAGTGACTGACGGTTCTCTGGAGGCGTTGTACAAGGTTTAGCTGGTCGGTGGTGAGCCCGTCCCCGGAAAGATTCTGGAGCGTCAAGCCAATGACGTTCAGAGGCTGGCGAAGATCATGACTGGCAACGGTAATCAGGTGGCTTTTCCGCTCACTCTCCTCTGCGGAGGCTTGGTGCAGTTGATCAAGCAACTGCTGGTCAAGGAAATGCGCCCGGTGGCGGTACTCGCTTAGCCAGGCCCCCATCATGCCAATGCTGTTGGCAGTGAGCACGAAAAAGTGGTTGGCCATGACCACACCGGGCGTCCGGCCGGTTGCCAGTTCGGTGACCAGATACGAGGCAATGATCAGGACCGAGGCAAAGGTCGCCCCGAAAAACGGCAGGCCCATGGCGAAGTAGCCGAACATCAGCATCAGTAGCATGCCCTCGTAGGGCAGCGGGAAGTCCCGGAGACGCGCGGCGGCAATTATTGCGACAACACTGAGCCCGCCGGCCAGGTAGGCGAGGGTGTACAGATGCTCGAAAACCCGATCGTTCGGCCACTGGCCATAGGACAGCCACCATACCAGGGCAATGACGGGGCAGGTAACTGACAATCTTATGGTGACAGTTACCCTGGCCAGGTCTGGCGGCAGCGTGGCCAGGTCCAGCAGCACAAAGATTCCGAAAATCAGCAGGGCCGCGGCCGAAACCAGTCGGGCCCGATCACGGATTGCGGCAGCTCTGAGTCCTCGATAGCCCGGCTCGAGTTCGGGTCCGAACCGCAGTCGCCGGAACCCGGCTGATTGCTGCACTCTGATGATCTGGGTATCCATGCAAGCCCACATGCCGCTTGGTGACATTCAGCAGTCTAAAGTGTCCCGCCGGGTAATGGCGGGAGTGGGCGCACACTCTGACTAATTGCTTCCCAGCATCTTTAGTCGGGCCCAGGTTTGCTGTTTGGAGTCCGGGAAGTGCCGGTTCAGAAGCTGAGCCTGCTGGGCAGCCAGGTCCGGTTCCGCCAGCCCCGAGTCTCTCAGCTGGGCGATAGCCTTGCGGTAATGCTCATAACGAGCCTCGAACTGCTTTTGTTCCTGCAAGTAAGCGGTCACGCTGGTAGCGGCCTCCCGGGACATGCCCTGATCCATGAGCTTCTGCCCCGCGCTTTCTGGAGAGTCTGCCGCTTCCATGATCTCTGTTCGCTGCAGGCTCTCTTGATTGCTCTCCATAAGATGCCGTTCGGTGCGTTGCAGCTGCTCCGGTAACTGGTTCCGATGCCACGCTACCAGTGAGGTCTTGGCTTCACTGGACAAGTCGGTCCTGCGGGCAATCTCCAGCGTGGCTAAAGTATACTCACCGTAGGC
This Marinobacter salinus DNA region includes the following protein-coding sequences:
- a CDS encoding peptidylprolyl isomerase encodes the protein MKATLRHAVKTLLMVVAVTLSLTVQAERKLLDQVVAIVDDDVILQTQLETRVSTITTRLSAQGTGLPPRQLLEQRVLDQLITESIQLQMAEKMGMRISDNELNETMTNIAERNGLTLAQFEQQLSAEGVTYRQAREQIRNEMLTSRVQQRRVGNRVRVTDREVENYLSTQEARGGNNPEYRLAYIFIETDDPASDTAVSAAREKAENLRQEIANGRDFREVAVAESDASNALEGGDMGWRSESQLPSLVAPIVPELTVGEPSRVLENNSGFHLVMVMDKRGGEQKKVIQQHKVRHILVRPSEAVTDAQAEEKIRDLYQQLKDGADFSELAREYSDDPVSGSDGGSLGWVSRGQMVPAFEQAMLEADIGQIRGPFRSQFGWHILQVQERRQKDISGEVKQSEARQAIYRRKFETELQNWLREIRDEAFVEFKGEYAQEEASQGANDNS
- the pdxA gene encoding 4-hydroxythreonine-4-phosphate dehydrogenase PdxA, giving the protein MSGLVTLALTAGEPAGIGPELCLGLAARPRETGIVIVASKALLATRAASMGLDVKLCDWQPGQRPETREGCLSVLSVDGCVSMDAGRLEPANSHYVLETLKTAARGCLDGEFDGMVTAPVHKGVINEARIPFSGHTEFLQELCGVDRVVMMLATDELRVALVTTHLPLKDVSAAITPERITQVTRILAADLRTFFGIERPHILVAGLNPHAGEGGHLGREEIEIIEPTLARLRQEGIRLTGPLPADTLFTPHWLNDADAVLAMYHDQGLPVLKFQGFGRAVNITLGLPIVRTSVDHGTALDLAGTGRADAGSLHTAIRVGAQMARCRKAANQENRP
- the rsmA gene encoding 16S rRNA (adenine(1518)-N(6)/adenine(1519)-N(6))-dimethyltransferase RsmA, translating into MSNKSGHQARKRFGQNFLHDPGVIERIVRAINPKPDDAIVEIGPGLGAITEEILAINPKLQVVELDRDLIPVLRTKFFNYPDFRIHEADALKFDFSQLVENGKRLRIIGNLPYNISTPLIFHLLSQAGVVQDMHFMLQKEVVQRLAAVSGDNNYGRLGIMAQYFCKVQPLFEVGPGAFRPAPKVDSAIVRLVPHETLPYPAKDLSTLQAVVRTAFNARRKTLRKALGGMVTVDQLQGLGIDDGLRPENLSLADFVRIADLLVDQKVRESSNNEAGND
- a CDS encoding symmetrical bis(5'-nucleosyl)-tetraphosphatase, which translates into the protein MTDYAIGDIQGCYDRLRDVLAKVDFSPSRDRLWVAGDLINRGPASLATLRYIESLGSSAVVVLGNHDLHLLAVALGGHQTRKKDTLSDILDAPDHNKLIAWLRQQHLCIHDSERNLVMAHAGLPHIWSVDRAMSYAREVETVIAGDDAGEYFARMYGNHPECWRETLAGMDRWRIITNYFTRMRFIAEDGTLELTTKESEDKAPEGFAPWFRFPRQDSVRVVFGHWAALEGITGNDQFVGLDTGCVWGGVLTIMNLDTGEKIHCDC
- a CDS encoding DUF423 domain-containing protein, with protein sequence MRAPLVLGAALALLAVMAGAFGAHGLRGAVSERSLEVFQTAVSYQMYHAIALVLVTLLSGLALNRRLLGLAAGFFLAGILLFCGSLYVLVLTEIRWAGPITPLGGVCFMVGWAMLVAAAGWQR
- the thiS gene encoding sulfur carrier protein ThiS — encoded protein: MQVQVNGDAMELPAGATIVTLIEKMTLAGKRLAVEVNEDIVPRSQHPEFSLHEGDRVEVVHAIGGG
- a CDS encoding thiazole synthase; translation: MSETPEIMLPEDKPLEIAGRVYESRLLVGTGKYRDLAQTGDAIRASGAGIVTMAVRRTNLGQNPDEPNLLDVISPDHYTILPNTAGCYTAKDAVRTCKLARELLDGHDLVKLEVLGEEKTLYPNMTETLVAAEELIRDGFKVMVYCSDDPLLAKRLEDMGCVAIMPLGAPIGSGLGIQNRYNIRLIVENAKVPVLVDAGVGTASDATIAMELGCDGVLMNTAIAAARDPVRMAHAMRLAIEAGREAYLAGRMPKKPYASASSPIDGTFF